A part of Neovison vison isolate M4711 chromosome 6, ASM_NN_V1, whole genome shotgun sequence genomic DNA contains:
- the CASR gene encoding extracellular calcium-sensing receptor has translation MAFYSCCFILLASTWCTSAYGPDQRAQKKGDIILGGLFPIHFGVAAKDQDLKSRPESVECIRYNFRGFRWLQAMIFAIEEINSSPALLPNMTLGYRIFDTCNTVSKALEATLSFVAQNKIDSLNLDEFCNCSEHIPSTIAVVGATGSGISTAVANLLGLFYIPQVSYASSSRLLSNKNQFKSFLRTIPNDEHQATAMADIIEYFRWNWVGTIAADDDYGRPGIEKFREEAEERDICIDFSELISQYSDEEEIQQVVEVIQNSTAKVIVVFSSGPDLEPLIKEIVRRNITGRIWLASEAWASSSLIAMPEYFHVVGGTIGFALKAGKIPGFREFLQKVHPRKSVHNGFAKEFWEETFNCHLQEGAKGTLSMDTFMRGHEEGGGRISNSSTAFRPLCTGDENISSVETPYMDYTHLRISYNVYLAVYSIAHALQDIYTCLPGRGLFTNGSCADIKKVEAWQVLKHLRHLNFTNNMGEQVTFDECGDLMGNYSIINWHLSPEDGSIVFKEVGYYNVYAKKGERLFIKEEKILWSGFSREVPFSNCSRDCLAGTRKGIIEGEPTCCFECVECPDGEYSDETDASACDKCPDDFWSNENHTSCIAKEIEFLSWTEPFGIALTLFAVLGIFLTAFVLGVFIKFRNTPIVKATNRELSYLLLFSLLCCFSSSLFFIGEPQDWTCRLRQPAFGISFVLCISCILVKTNRVLLVFEAKIPTSFHRKWWGLNLQFLLVFLCTFMQIVICVIWLYTAPPSSYRNHELEDEIIFITCHEGSLMALGFLIGYTCLLAAICFFFAFKSRKLPENFNEAKFITFSMLIFFIVWISFIPAYASTYGKFVSAVEVIAILAASFGLLACIFFNKVYIILFKPSRNTIEEVRCSTAAHAFKVAARATLRRSNVSRKRSSSLGGSTGSTPSSSISSKSNSEDPFPQPERQKQQQQPLALTQQEQQLQQPLTLQQQPQPQPQPQPRCKQKVIFGSGTVTFSLSFDEPQKSAMAHRNSTHQNSLEAQRSNETLSRHQALLPLQCGETDSELTVQEAGLQGPGGGDHRPETEDPEEMSPALVVSSSQSFVISSGGSTVTENILHS, from the exons gtACAATTTCCGCGGGTTTCGTTGGTTACAAGCAATGATATTTGCCATTGAGGAAATCAACAGCAGCCCAGCCCTTCTTCCCAACATGACACTGGGATACAGAATATTTGACACCTGCAACACCGTTTCTAAAGCCTTGGAGGCTACCCTGAGTTTTGTGGCACAGAATAAAATTGATTCTCTGAACCTTGACGAGTTCTGCAACTGCTCAGAGCATATCCCCTCTACTATTGCTGTAGTGGGAGCAACTGGCTCGGGCATCTCCACGGCGGTGGCAAACCTGCTGGGCCTCTTCTACATCCCCCAG GTGAGCTATGcctcctccagcagactcctcagCAACAAGAATCAGTTCAAGTCTTTCCTCCGTACCATCCCCAATGATGAACACCAGGCCACCGCCATGGCAGACATTATTGAGTATTTCCGCTGGAACTGGGTGGGCACAATTGCAGCTGATGATGACTATGGCCGGCCAGGGATTGAGAAGTTTCGAGAGGAAGCGGAGGAGAGGGACATCTGCATCGATTTCAGTGAACTCATCTCCCAGTATTCTGATGAGGAAGAGATCCAGCAAGTGGTAGAGGTGATCCAGAATTCCACAGCCAAAGTCATTGTTGTTTTCTCCAGTGGCCCAGACCTTGAACCCCTCATCAAGGAGATTGTACGGCGTAATATCACAGGGAGGATCTGGCTGGCCAGTGAGGCCTGGGCCAGCTCTTCCTTGATAGCCATGCCTGAGTACTTCCATGTGGTTGGAGGCACCATTGGATTCGCTCTGAAGGCTGGGAAGATCCCAGGTTTCCGGGAATTCCTGCAGAAAGTCCATCCCAGAAAGTCTGTCCACAATGGTTTTGCCAAGGAGTTTTGGGAAGAAACATTTAACTGCCACCTCCAGGAAGGTGCCAAAGGGACTTTGTCCATGGACACTTTTATGAGAGGTCATGAAGAAGGTGGTGGCAGGATAAGTAACAGTTCCACTGCCTTCCGACCTCTTTGCACAGGGGATGAGAACATCAGCAGTGTGGAGACCCCTTACATGGATTACACACACTTACGGATATCCTACAATGTCTACTTAGCTGTCTATTCCATTGCTCATGCCCTACAAGATATATACACATGCTTACCTGGAAGAGGGCTCTTCACCAACGGTTCCTGTGCTGATATCAAGAAGGTTGAGGCTTGGCAG GTCCTGAAGCACCTCCGGCACCTAAACTTTACCAACAATATGGGGGAGCAGGTGACTTTCGATGAATGTGGTGACCTGATGGGGAACTATTCCATCATCAACTGGCACCTCTCCCCAGAGGATGGTTCCATAGTGTTTAAGGAAGTCGGCTATTACAACGTCTATgccaagaaaggagaaagactcttcatcaaagaagagaaaatcttgTGGAGTGGGTTCTCCAGGGAG GTGCCATTTTCCAACTGCAGTCGAGACTGCCTGGCAGGGACCAGGAAAGGAATCATTGAGGGGGAGCCCACTTGCTGCTTTGAGTGTGTGGAGTGTCCTGATGGGGAATACAGTGATGAAACAG ATGCAAGTGCCTGTGACAAGTGCCCCGATGACTTCTGGTCCAATGAAAATCACACTTCCTGCATTGCCAAAGAGATTGAGTTTCTGTCCTGGACAGAGCCCTTTGGGATTGCACTCACTCTCTTTGCCGTGCTGGGGATTTTCCTGACCGCCTTCGTGCTGGGTGTCTTCATCAAGTTCCGTAACACACCCATCGTCAAGGCCACCAACCGAGAGCTCTcctacctcctcctcttctccttgcTCTGCTGCTTCTCTAGCTCCCTGTTCTTCATTGGTGAGCCCCAGGACTGGACATGCCGCCTGCGCCAGCCAGCCTTTGGCATCAGCTTCGTGCTCTGCATATCATGCATCCTGGTGAAAACCAACCGTGTCCTGCTGGTGTTTGAAGCCAAAATCCCCACGAGCTTCCACCGCAAGTGGTGGGGGCTCAACCTGCAGTTCCTGCTGGTCTTCCTCTGCACTTTCATGCAGATCGTCATCTGTGTCATCTGGCTCTATACCGCCCCACCCTCAAGCTACCGCAACCATGAGCTGGAGGATGAGATCATTTTTATCACATGCCATGAGGGCTCACTTATGGCACTGGGCTTCTTGATTGGCTACACCTGCCTGCTGGCTGCCATCTGCTTCTTCTTTGCCTTCAAGTCCCGGAAGCTGCCAGAGAACTTCAATGAAGCCAAGTTCATCACCTTCAGCATGCTCATCTTCTTCATCGTCTGGATCTCCTTCATTCCAGCCTACGCCAGCACCTACGGCAAGTTTGTCTCTGCCGTGGAAGTGATCGCTATCCTGGCAGCCAGCTTTGGCTTGCTGGCCTGCATCTTCTTCAACAAGGTCTACATCATCCTCTTCAAGCCATCCCGTAACACCATTGAGGAGGTGCGCTGCAGCACTGCTGCTCATGCTTTCAAGGTGGCAGCCCGGGCCACACTGCGCCGCAGCAACGTCTCCCGCAAGCGGTCCAGCAGCCTCGGGGGCTCCACGGGCTCCACGCCCTCCTCCTCCATCAGCAGCAAGAGCAACAGTGAAGACCCCTTCCCACAGCCCgagaggcagaagcagcagcagcagccactgGCCCTGACCCAGCAAGAGCAGCAGCTGCAGCAACCCTTGACTCTCCAGCAGCAGCCGCAGCCACAGCCGCAGCCTCAGCCCAGGTGCAAGCAGAAGGTCATCTTTGGCAGTGGCACCGTCACCTTCTCACTGAGCTTTGACGAGCCTCAGAAGAGTGCCATGGCTCACAGGAATTCCACGCACCAGAACTccctggaggctcagagaagcaatGAGACCCTGAGCAGACACCAGGCATTGCTCCCGCTGCAGTGTGGAGAGACAGACTCAGAACTGACTGTGCAGGAGGCAGGCCTCcaagggcctgggggtggggaccaCCGACCAGAGACAGAAGACCCTGAGGAGATGTCCCCGGCACTTGTAGTGTCCAGTTCACAAAGCTTTGTCATCAGCAGTGGAGGCAGCACTGTCACAGAAAACATACTGCATTcgtaa